In Carya illinoinensis cultivar Pawnee chromosome 7, C.illinoinensisPawnee_v1, whole genome shotgun sequence, the following are encoded in one genomic region:
- the LOC122315249 gene encoding ribulose bisphosphate carboxylase small subunit, chloroplastic 3-like, with the protein MSVGIFTAPVTGSGFIGLKSNSRKLPVKDSTGWNQKTVSNGSRTFCMKTWNPINNKKFEALSYLPPLSDDSIAKEIDYMIKKGWIPCLEFDQVGNVRRENSRMPGYYDGRYWTLWKLPMFGCNDSSQVLNEIEECKKTYPNAYIRCLAFDNKKQAQCMAFVIQKPTATSGSTGT; encoded by the exons ATGTCTGTCGGGATCTTCACAGCTCCGGTAACTGGGTCAGGATTTATTGGCTTGAAATCCAACTCGAGAAAGCTGCCGGTAAAAGATTCTACTGGATGGAACCAGAAAACTGTATCTAACGGTTCTAGAACTTTCTGCATGAAG acATGGAATCCCATTAATAACAAGAAGTTCGAGGCACTCTCCTATCTCCCTCCTCTCTCGGATGATTCAATCGCAAAGGAGATAGACTACATGATCAAAAAGGGATGGATCCCTTGCCTTGAGTTTGACCAG GTGGGGAATGTTCGTAGAGAGAATAGCCGAATGCCAGGATACTATGATGGGAGGTATTGGACATTGTGGAAGCTGCCAATGTTTGGCTGCAATGACTCATCTCAAGTCCTCAATGAAATCGAAGAGTGCAAAAAGACGTACCCAAATGCCTATATACGCTGCTTGGCTTTTGACAACAAGAAGCAGGCGCAGTGCATGGCCTTTGTTATTCAGAAACCGACTGCCACCAGCGGCAGCACCGGCACTTAA
- the LOC122315829 gene encoding U4/U6.U5 small nuclear ribonucleoprotein 27 kDa protein, translating into MTDRDRDRDRDRARDHDRDRRRDKEDRDRERSRTKRSRTPERGRSSRHTRSRTRSPDRYRSRSPDDRSHRRSHRHSNHRSPSPKRRRRSESTDERERQKVVSDFVDGIVKEQKQQQKRKDKDGVDGEGGDGQVEGVDEDELEMMKKLGIPVGFDSTKGKPVDGADVSGVRAVTKRQPRQYMNRRGGFNRPLPAERNR; encoded by the coding sequence ATGACCGACCGCGACCGGGACCGGGATCGGGACAGAGCTCGCGACCACGACAGAGATAGACGGCGAGATAAGGAGGACCGTGACCGAGAGCGGAGCCGCACTAAGAGATCCCGTACGCCCGAGCGCGGCCGATCCTCTCGCCACACCCGGTCTCGCACTCGCTCTCCCGATCGCTACCGCTCACGCTCTCCTGACGACCGCTCCCACAGACGTAGCCACCGCCACTCCAACCACCGCTCCCCTTCACCCAAGCGCCGCCGTCGCAGCGAATCCACCGACGAGAGGGAGCGACAGAAGGTCGTCTCCGACTTTGTTGACGGGAttgtaaaagaacaaaaacaacaacaaaagcgCAAGGACAAAGATGGCGTGGATGGTGAAGGAGGAGATGGACAGGTGGAGGGTGTGGACGAGGATGAGCTGGAGATGATGAAGAAGCTGGGGATCCCCGTCGGCTTCGACTCGACCAAAGGCAAGCCGGTGGACGGAGCCGACGTGAGCGGTGTCAGAGCTGTGACGAAACGACAGCCAAGGCAGTATATGAACCGCCGCGGCGGGTTTAATCGCCCATTACCTGCCGAGCGGAACCGGTGA
- the LOC122315828 gene encoding probable receptor-like serine/threonine-protein kinase At5g57670 isoform X2 — MKYIRAYSLKRFFSLKRPNFEGEIPKPDGSIVEDNKDIFNNAAVPEPAQRPAWKCFSYEELFYATNGFSPENLVGRGGYAEVYRGTLGDGEEIAVKRLTKSSSDERKEKEFLTEIGTIGHVHHPNVLYLLGCCIDNGLYLIFHFSSKGSVAALLHDPNQPLLDWKTRHKIAIGTARGLHYLHKDCQRRIIHRDIKASNVLLTTDFEPQISDFGLAKWLPSQWSHHSIGPIEGTFGHLAPEYYLHGIVDEKTDVFAFGVFLLEIISGRRPVLEGSHQSLHSWAKPILIKGETERLIDPRLGGAYDVKQLERLAFAASLCIRSSSLWRPAMSEVVVFL; from the exons ATGAAATATATTCGGGCCTACAGCTTGAAGCGGTTCTTCTCATTGAAACGACCAAATTTTGAAGGAGAAATCCCAAAACCAGATGGCTCCATCGTAGAAGACAACAAAGATATCTTCAATAATGCTGCAGTACCAGAGCCTGCTCAGAGACCCGCTTGGAAATGCTTCTCCTATGAAGAGCTTTTTTATGCCACCAATGGTTTTAGCCCAG AGAATTTGGTTGGCAGAGGAGGCTATGCAGAGGTATACAGAGGAACTCTGGGAGACGGTGAAGAAATCGCAGTGAAGAGACTGACGAAATCTTCTTCTGATGAAAGGAAAGAGAAGGAGTTCTTGACTGAGATTGGAACCATTGGTCATGTGCATCACCCAAATGTATTATATCTCTTAGGATGTTGTATTGACAATGGGCTTTACCTCATTTTCCACTTCTCCTCAAAAGGCTCAGTTGCTGCTCTTTTACATG ACCCGAATCAGCCGCTGTTAGATTGGAAAACAAGGCACAAGATAGCCATTGGGACGGCTAGAGGCCTGCATTACTTGCACAAGGACTGCCAAAGAAGAATAATTCACCGGGATATCAAGGCCTCCAACGTTTTATTGACTACGGATTTCGAACCACAG ATATCGGATTTTGGACTAGCAAAATGGCTTCCATCTCAATGGTCTCACCATTCAATAGGCCCGATCGAAGGGACATTTGG GCACTTGGCTCCTGAGTACTATTTGCATGGGATTGTGGATGAGAAGACGGATGTGTTTGCTTTTGGAGTTTTTCTTTTGGAGATAATCTCAGGCAGGAGACCGGTACTGGAAGGCTCTCACCAAAGCTTGCACAGCTGG GCCAAACCAATACTGATCAAAGGGGAGACTGAAAGGTTGATAGATCCAAGGCTTGGAGGGGCCTATGATGTAAAGCAGCTGGAAAGACTAGCCTTTGCAGCCTCTCTTTGCATCCGCTCATCTTCATTGTGGCGCCCAGCAATGAGTGAG GTGGTGGTTTTCCTGTGA
- the LOC122315828 gene encoding probable receptor-like serine/threonine-protein kinase At5g57670 isoform X1, translating to MKYIRAYSLKRFFSLKRPNFEGEIPKPDGSIVEDNKDIFNNAAVPEPAQRPAWKCFSYEELFYATNGFSPENLVGRGGYAEVYRGTLGDGEEIAVKRLTKSSSDERKEKEFLTEIGTIGHVHHPNVLYLLGCCIDNGLYLIFHFSSKGSVAALLHDPNQPLLDWKTRHKIAIGTARGLHYLHKDCQRRIIHRDIKASNVLLTTDFEPQISDFGLAKWLPSQWSHHSIGPIEGTFGHLAPEYYLHGIVDEKTDVFAFGVFLLEIISGRRPVLEGSHQSLHSWAKPILIKGETERLIDPRLGGAYDVKQLERLAFAASLCIRSSSLWRPAMSEVMDVMEGGEVDKERWKMPEEEEEDFWGFEDLESECNSTTSFSSPHDSVSIGSC from the exons ATGAAATATATTCGGGCCTACAGCTTGAAGCGGTTCTTCTCATTGAAACGACCAAATTTTGAAGGAGAAATCCCAAAACCAGATGGCTCCATCGTAGAAGACAACAAAGATATCTTCAATAATGCTGCAGTACCAGAGCCTGCTCAGAGACCCGCTTGGAAATGCTTCTCCTATGAAGAGCTTTTTTATGCCACCAATGGTTTTAGCCCAG AGAATTTGGTTGGCAGAGGAGGCTATGCAGAGGTATACAGAGGAACTCTGGGAGACGGTGAAGAAATCGCAGTGAAGAGACTGACGAAATCTTCTTCTGATGAAAGGAAAGAGAAGGAGTTCTTGACTGAGATTGGAACCATTGGTCATGTGCATCACCCAAATGTATTATATCTCTTAGGATGTTGTATTGACAATGGGCTTTACCTCATTTTCCACTTCTCCTCAAAAGGCTCAGTTGCTGCTCTTTTACATG ACCCGAATCAGCCGCTGTTAGATTGGAAAACAAGGCACAAGATAGCCATTGGGACGGCTAGAGGCCTGCATTACTTGCACAAGGACTGCCAAAGAAGAATAATTCACCGGGATATCAAGGCCTCCAACGTTTTATTGACTACGGATTTCGAACCACAG ATATCGGATTTTGGACTAGCAAAATGGCTTCCATCTCAATGGTCTCACCATTCAATAGGCCCGATCGAAGGGACATTTGG GCACTTGGCTCCTGAGTACTATTTGCATGGGATTGTGGATGAGAAGACGGATGTGTTTGCTTTTGGAGTTTTTCTTTTGGAGATAATCTCAGGCAGGAGACCGGTACTGGAAGGCTCTCACCAAAGCTTGCACAGCTGG GCCAAACCAATACTGATCAAAGGGGAGACTGAAAGGTTGATAGATCCAAGGCTTGGAGGGGCCTATGATGTAAAGCAGCTGGAAAGACTAGCCTTTGCAGCCTCTCTTTGCATCCGCTCATCTTCATTGTGGCGCCCAGCAATGAGTGAG GTAATGGACGTAATGGAAGGCGGGGAGGTTGACAAAGAGAGGTGGAAGATgccagaggaagaggaagaagatttcTGGGGATTTGAGGATCTAGAATCTGAATGCAACAGTACTACTTCCTTCTCTTCTCCACACGACTCGGTATCTATTGGAAGTTGTTAA
- the LOC122314975 gene encoding serine carboxypeptidase-like 18, whose product MATGEAAANPRSSLRNLFLCSGFFSSMCLQVLVLLVLSGIAASQTIVTELPGYDGDLPFTLETGYVGVGDSNESQLFYYFVESQRSPSEDPLMLWLTGGPGCSVLSAFFYESGPLAFTYVDYNGSIPSLHLNPYTWTQGLNMIYVDAPVGTGFSYSTTQEGYYIDDLESASQLYQFLRTWLIQHPQYLENILYIGGDSYSGIPLPIIVQKIYDGNMNGTEPTLNLKGYVLGNPKTDSFIDDNSRIPFAHRLTLISDVLYKSAKESCNGDFVNVNDSNVACLSDIQAIDELLLQINTMQVLEPYCQVASPKSSKDYLSRRYMEENLDESLLSATSPAYWCRDYNYVLSAVWANNKSVREALNVRNGTTGVWKRCNSSLAYTKTVTSSVDYHRNLSNTNLRALIYSGDHDLSVTHIGTQNWIRYLNLTISEVWRAWYVDGQVAGYTEKFLNDDYTLIYATVKGAGHVAPEYKAKECYAMLDRWLAYYPL is encoded by the exons ATGGCCACAGGAGAGGCAGCAGCAAATCCCCGCAGTAGTCTAAGGAATTTGTTCCTGTGCAGTGGCTTTTTCAGCTCAATGTGTTTGCAGGTTCTTGTTCTTTTGGTTTTGTCGGGCATTGCTGCCTCGCAGACCATTGTCACCGAGCTTCCTGGATATGACGGCGATCTTCCCTTCACACTTGAAACTGG ATACGTGGGTGTAGGAGATTCAAACGAGTCGCAACTGTTTTACTATTTCGTAGAATCGCAGAGGTCCCCTTCAGAAGACCCTCTTATGCTTTGGCTCACCGGAGGTCCTGGTTGCTCTGTTCTCTCTGCCTTCTTTTATGAAAGCG GTCCATTAGCTTTCACTTATGTGGATTACAACGGGAGCATACCATCACTCCATTTAAACCCCTACACGTGGACACAG GGCCTCAACATGATATATGTGGACGCACCAGTGGGTACTGGATTCTCTTACTCAACGACCCAAGAAGGTTATTATATAGATGACCTTGAATCCGCATCACAACTTTATCAGTTTCTTAGAACG TGGTTGATACAACACCCTCAATATTTGGAGAATATACTCTACATTGGTGGAGATTCATATTCAGGCATACCTCTTCCTATTATAGTTCAAAAGATATATGACG GTAACATGAATGGAACGGAGCCGACTTTGAATCTGAAG GGATATGTGCTTGGGAACCCAAAGACAGATTCATTTATCGATGACAATTCAAGAATCCCATTTGCCCATAGGCTCACACTCATATCAGATGTACTCTATAAG TCTGCCAAAGAAAGCTGCAATGGCGATTTTGTGAATGTAAATGATAGCAACGTAGCATGTCTGTCAGATATTCAAGCCATCGATGAG TTGCTTCTTCAAATCAACACCATGCAAGTTTTGGAGCCCTATTGTCAAGTTGCATCTCCAAAATCAAGTAAAGATTACCTAAGCAGGAGATATATGGAGGAAAACCTTGACGAAAGTCTCCTTTCTGCAACTTCTCCTGCATATTGGTGTCGG GACTACAATTATGTGCTATCTGCGGTATGGGCCAATAATAAGAGCGTGCGAGAAGCCCTCAACGTTCGAAAC GGGACAACTGGTGTTTGGAAGAGGTGCAATAGCAGCTTAGCTTACACAAAGACTGTTACTAGTTCTGTTGATTATCATCGGAATCTCAGTAACACAAACCTTCGAGCTCTTATATACAG CGGTGATCATGACCTGTCTGTTACACACATTGGTACGCAAAATTGGATCCGTTATCTGAATTTGACTATATCGGAGGTTTGGCGAGCGTGGTATGTGGATGGTCAAGTTGCTGG ATACACGGAAAAATTTTTGAATGATGACTATACTTTGATATATGCGACGGTGAAG GGTGCTGGACATGTAGCTCCAGAATACAAGGCCAAGGAGTGCTATGCCATGCTCGATAGGTGGCTCGCTTATTACCCTCTCTAA